The DNA region TTATCAAAAATAACCAGTCGAACATCAGGATAGATTTTTTTGAATGATAAAACTGCTTCATACAGCAGTTCCGGAGTTTGGTAATTTACGATGACAGCGGTTACTCTTTTCATCGGACAATGGCCACTTTACCGATTCCTCTCTGATCCCCATCTGGATCCAGTGCAACGATAATATAAACTCCTGAACCGACCTGGCGCCCCCTGTGATCCATTCCATTCCATTCCGCTCTGCCACCTCGAATATCAAGACTTCGGATTAAGGTTCCATCCACACCAAGTACACGTACAGTTGTTGTTTCTGAAAGATTTTCAATAAATATTGAATCGTGACGATCGTACAAAAAAGGATTTGGGTACACTTTCAGGTTGTCCATTGTTTGCACCGGCGTAGTTGGTGTATCACGATACACACTTAACCCAAGTTCAGTAGAGATGTAGACTTCTCCGGTGTTGTCATAAATGGCAATATCTCGAATTGTGTTCGATAACAGCGGACTGTTTTCAACTGTGTAATGTTTCAAAATTTCATTGCCGCTCTCGTTCAACAGCCAAACGCCTTCGCTTGCTGTCCCAATCCATTTTTGATTGGCTGAATTCACAGCTAGAGATGTAACATTAATATCTCTGAGTAAAAAAGGAGATTCTGCATCAGGATCGTTATTTAACAGCCATTGTCCTCTTCGTTCTTCCGATGTGCCGTTAATAATAAATTGCGGAAAAATGTAGCGGGCAATGCCTCTTTCCGTTCCCACCCAAACTTCACCGTCTTTATCTTCAATGATATCCGTAACCTGCATGCTCGGAAGATTCCCGTTATTCACATCATCCGTTAGTTTAATACCGAAAGATTCGTTGGGATCGGCTGAGTTTTCCGTATCAAGTATCAGTACACCTCTTCCTGCGCTTCCTGTGGATTGTAGGGTGATCCATTTTTGATCATGAGAATCAACAAACAGTCCAAGATATTCATCCGTACTGCCGATGGCATTTGATTTAGGATACATAACCCATTCATCTTCTCCGGGCAATTGCACATATAGCGGATTTGTAGCATATCTGCTGGTTGCCCACACCGCTCCATCCGAATCCGTTTCGAGACCTGAAATGACAGCAAATGTTTCTGAATCAGCTGCAAATCCTCGTAACGGAGAGTTTGATGCGTTAAAAACCGTTATTTCATCTGTCTCCCTGTGATGTCTTGCAATCCCCCTTCCCCAGCTTCCGATATAGTAATAATCATCGGTAAAAGTAGTAGTAAATGTCTGCCTGAAGTTTGTTTGAGCCAGAATCTCTGTATTGGTACGATTAAAATTTTTCCATTCTGTGCCATCATATATATAATACCCTTTCGGATAATCAAGAATCGTACTTCTGCGAGAAATCCTCGTTGTTCCAGAGATAAATATATCCCCTTCGAAAGACATCCCCTCAAAAAAATTAAGGTTTGGCCCTGATGGAGCTGTAAAACTAAAAGAGGACCCAGGAAGCTCTGCAATGCCCATTCCCTGGGCTGCGCTTCCTGCATACAGTGTAGATGTGAAATCACCATCATAAATTACATCTGTAATTCCTTGTGATTGTAAATGAACCGTTTCCGTGTCATTATTTGAATCGGTGAGAAAAATTCTGTTACTATTAAATGCAGATAACATACTTCCATCACTGTTTTTCCGATAATTGATATTCTCCTGGTCAGCATAACGTTCATTCGTTTCCCATACTGAATTTCTATAGATCATATTTTGGGATTCGGTAGAGGCATGAATTTCGTTATTAAAAAACGAAACAGACTGGATGGATGCGGCTGGCAGGCCGTCTTCTTGAGAGTAAATCGTCCAATTTGATTCAATATCCAGATTTAGAGACAAGTCAATGTTTGCCACACCTTGTTGTGTCGCCAGGTAAACTGTGCCATCTACAATATCTATATCATTTACGGGTATTCCTCTGTCAAGGAAACCAATTTTCGTGATGGATTGGGTGACCAAAAATGAGTTTGGATCATATATAACAACGCCAAAGTCAGTAGCAATATAAATCCCGTTTTGATAGCTAAGAATTGAGTTTATTCCTCTTGATGTAAATTGCTGAACTCTTCTGATATCTTCAATACGCTCAAAAGTCTGGTTTCCAGGATCATAAACATCCAGCATACCATCTATGTAGCCG from Rhodohalobacter sp. SW132 includes:
- a CDS encoding two-component regulator propeller domain-containing protein, with the translated sequence MKSLSSISRLFFTFFLLLINVSYTSNAQQNGQWSAITSYNTVNGITQDSEGVIWGVSDGGLFSYSEGSFNNTYTPVDGMYRLDGREIYYIEENNLLIIGYIDGMLDVYDPGNQTFERIEDIRRVQQFTSRGINSILSYQNGIYIATDFGVVIYDPNSFLVTQSITKIGFLDRGIPVNDIDIVDGTVYLATQQGVANIDLSLNLDIESNWTIYSQEDGLPAASIQSVSFFNNEIHASTESQNMIYRNSVWETNERYADQENINYRKNSDGSMLSAFNSNRIFLTDSNNDTETVHLQSQGITDVIYDGDFTSTLYAGSAAQGMGIAELPGSSFSFTAPSGPNLNFFEGMSFEGDIFISGTTRISRRSTILDYPKGYYIYDGTEWKNFNRTNTEILAQTNFRQTFTTTFTDDYYYIGSWGRGIARHHRETDEITVFNASNSPLRGFAADSETFAVISGLETDSDGAVWATSRYATNPLYVQLPGEDEWVMYPKSNAIGSTDEYLGLFVDSHDQKWITLQSTGSAGRGVLILDTENSADPNESFGIKLTDDVNNGNLPSMQVTDIIEDKDGEVWVGTERGIARYIFPQFIINGTSEERRGQWLLNNDPDAESPFLLRDINVTSLAVNSANQKWIGTASEGVWLLNESGNEILKHYTVENSPLLSNTIRDIAIYDNTGEVYISTELGLSVYRDTPTTPVQTMDNLKVYPNPFLYDRHDSIFIENLSETTTVRVLGVDGTLIRSLDIRGGRAEWNGMDHRGRQVGSGVYIIVALDPDGDQRGIGKVAIVR